TTTGGCGTAAGGCCAGAGATTCTAGATGGTGCTCTTTTTGATTACCCCGAAACACAAATTACTAAATCAGAAGCTGAAAAGCGCATTCGTGCGTTTATGGCTCAGGAGGTCAAAAAACTATGAATGGTGGAACGTTCACTGAAGGTATTGAAAAGCAACGTGCTGGTATTTATTTTAATTTCAAGACACGAGCACAGCAAAGAGTTGGGCTTGGTATTCGTGGAATTGTGGCGTTGCCAGTTCTGCTTAGTTGGGGAGAAGCAAAGAAGTTTATTCCTATCTCAAGCGTAGAAGATCTGAACAAGCGCATTGGTTTGAATGTTGATGATAAATCCTTGCTGCTATATCGTGAAGCTGCTAAAAAAGCATCTACGGTTCTTCTCTATCGCTTAAATGCAGGGGAGAAGGCAAGAGCTCAATTGGGTGAGAATCTCCGTGTTTCAGCTAAGTATGGCGGAGAGAAAGGAAATGAAATCTCTGTCCGTATCTCTGAAAACGTACTAGAAGCTGACAAACGCGATGTTTTAACATTTGTTGGAACAGATGAAGTGGATCGTCAGACGGTTTCTAACTCTGAGGAACTTATAAACAATGCGTATATTGAGTTTGACGGAGAAGGCCAAATGGAACCAACTGCAGGTACATTCCTGTTAGGTGGTGAGAATGGTTCAGCCAATGTTGCAGACTACACTGCTTTTCTTGAAGCGGCTGAAAATGAGTATTTCGATACCATCGCATTACCTGTAAATGAAAATGAGCAGCTGAAAGCAACGTTCATTGCTTTTGTGAAACGTTTGCGTGATCGTCAAGGAGTTAAAATCCAAGGTGTTATAGCAAACGGACGTGGTGATCATGAAGGAATTATTAACGTGACTGAGGGTGTTGTCCTTGAAGACGGCACAGAAGTTACGCCTGATCTTGCCACGGCGTGGGTTGCAGGTGCTTCGGCTTGGAGCTACGTTCAACCAGTCTTTAACCTTTGTTGAATACGAGGGAGCGGTAGATGTTATCAATCGCTTAGAGAATGATGCAATTGTTGATCGAATGAATAAAGGTGAATTCTTATTTACTTACGATCCACGTGATAAGACGGTCACAGTTGAGAAAGACATCAACTCACTGACAAGCTTCACTTCTGATAAGAATAAGAAATTCAGCAAGAACAAGATTGTTCGAGTGTTAGATGCGATCAACAACGATCTGACCCGTGAGATTAAAACGTTGATTAAGAACCGAAAAGAAGCCGGGAATGACATTCCTGCTTCAGATGATGGCATTCAACTTGTCATGACATTAATTACTCAGTACATGACAGCTCTCCAAGATGGAGGCGGTATTACAAACTTTGATTCTGAAACAGACATCACTATTGCTCTGAATGAGGATAAAGATGGTTTCCTAATCAACTTAGCTGCAGAACCCGTGGACGCAGCAGAAAAATTCTATTTCAGTGTGGGGGTGAGATAACCTATGTTTAAAGGACAAAATACGATCAGTGGTAAAGAGGGGCGTTTATTCCTTGATGGAGTAGAAATGGCGCATATTAAAACTTTTGAAGCTAATGTGGAAAAGAATAAAAACGAAGTAAGCATCATGGGTCGTCGCATGACGACTCATAAAACAACTGGAGCAACTGGTACTGGAACTGCTACTTTCTACAAAGTAACATCCAAATTCGTTTTGCTTATGCGTGACTATGTGAAAAAAGGTGAAGATCCTTATTTTACTATTCAAGCAGTGCTTGATGATAAAGCTTCAGGTCGTGGCGTTGAACGTGTGACGCTCTTTGATGTGAACTTCGACAGTGCTAAGATTGCAGGTCTTGATGTTGATTCAGAATCTCTTGAGGAAGAAGCACCATTTACATTCGAGGACTTTGATGTACCTTCTCGTTTAAGTGATTCATTTAACTAATAAAAAGCAATACGAGTAGACACCTTCAAAGATGAGGGTGTCTATTTTTATTTAAAACTAAACCCACATACAAAGGAGCCCATTAACCATGAGCGAAAACAAAACAAACCAAGAAGAAGTAAAAGAAGAATCACACGAAGAGCAAATCCAAGACTTATCTATTTTTCTTCCAGGCAAGGTAGAGGAAGCGGAAGAGGTCAAAGTCCTAATTAGCAAGCGATTTACGAAAGATGGAAAGATTGTGCCTTTCATCTTCAAACCTATCTCGACTGATCGTGTAGATGAATTAGAGAAAGATAATACAACGTATAAAAATGTACGTGGCACTGGTCGTGTTCGTAACTTTGATAACCAACGTTTTATGCAACGTATTGCTGTAGAGTCCACTGTCTTTCCAGACTTCACATCAGAGAAACTCCGTAAAGCGTACAAAACCGAAGATCCTGTTGAAGTAGCACGTAAGATTTTAAGTGTAGCTGGAGAATTCTCGAAATGGTTGGAAGAAACGCA
The nucleotide sequence above comes from Alkalicoccobacillus plakortidis. Encoded proteins:
- a CDS encoding phage tail tube protein, translated to MFKGQNTISGKEGRLFLDGVEMAHIKTFEANVEKNKNEVSIMGRRMTTHKTTGATGTGTATFYKVTSKFVLLMRDYVKKGEDPYFTIQAVLDDKASGRGVERVTLFDVNFDSAKIAGLDVDSESLEEEAPFTFEDFDVPSRLSDSFN
- a CDS encoding phage tail assembly chaperone, with product MSENKTNQEEVKEESHEEQIQDLSIFLPGKVEEAEEVKVLISKRFTKDGKIVPFIFKPISTDRVDELEKDNTTYKNVRGTGRVRNFDNQRFMQRIAVESTVFPDFTSEKLRKAYKTEDPVEVARKILSVAGEFSKWLEETQRVNGFLEEDDLEELAKN